The genomic stretch GAAATTAGGGTTAGGGTACGAGTCAATTCATGTATGTGAACATGACTGTTGTTTGTTTTACAAAGAGCATTCAACTAAAGAGACTTGTCCAATTTgtggaagtagtagatggatttcTCCTGAAAAGACGGATGGAAAAAAGGTACcacataaggtgatgcgttactttccattgacTCCGCGATTAAAAAGACTGTACAGTTCAAGACTTACAGCGAAGCAAATGTTATGGCACTATACTGGGAAATCAAAAGACGATGGGATAATGAGCACCCAGTGGATGGGTTAGCGTGGAAGGATTTCGATGCCAAACATCCTGATTTTGCTAGTGAACCTCGGAATGTTCGTTTAGGTTTAGctgcagatggtttcaatccgttTGGCAACATGAGTCAAGCATATAGTATGTGGCATGTGGTGTTGGCTAACTACAATCTTCCACCTTGGATGTGTATGAaatataataatttcatattATCCATTCTTATTCCTGGACCAAAATCACCGGGAAAGGACATGGATATATTcttgagaccattggtggatgagttaaagGAGTTGTGGGTTAATGGTGTCGATACAAGAGATAGTATAACCAACACTATGTTCAAGTTGCGTGCAACCTTATTGTGGACAGTTAACGATTTTCCTGCTCGTAGCTATttatctggatggagtggtcagggatacaaagcttgtccgacGTGTAATGAAGACACAACTTCTGTTCGAGTAATCGGTAAGACATCCTacattggtcacagaagattccttCCAAGTAACcgtcgaatgagaagagacactCAGTTTGACGGACAAATGGAGAGAAGACGTCCACCAAGACGTTTTACTTGTGCGAAATATTAGAACAAGTAAACAAACTTGTACCACAAGTTCCTGGAAAACACGAGATGTTTGGAGGTGTCAAACGTAGGCGTATTGCAGAAGATCAAAATTGGAggaagaaaagcatattttatgaGCTTGATTATTGGTCTTCGAACACTTTAAAACACaacattgatgtcatgcatgtggagaagaatgtgtgtgatagtttgttaggCACTATCTTGGATAATGATAAATCCAAagacaccactaatgcaagacatgatttgaaaaagttTGGAGTAAGGGAATCGTTGTGGATATATGAAGATGACAGCGGAAAGTTAATGAAGCCTCATGCCCCTTATGTTCTCACATCTGATCAAAGAATGTAGTTTTGTAAATTTATTCGAGATATGAAATTTCCAGATAATTTTTGTTCCAATTTAAAGAAGAAAGTAAATGCTGATTTAACAAATATCAGCAGTTTAAAGTCCCACGACAGTCATgtaataatgcaacgattactatcAGTGGGTGTTCACAAGTTTCTTTGAAAGAGTATATCGACTACCATTTCTGAGTTATGTAACTTCTTCAGGCAAATTTTTGCAAGAACTATAAAGGTTAgcgatatggaggaagcacaaaaagatCTTATTCTAATATTATGTAAAATGGAACTCATatttcctccagccttttttgatataatggtgcatttgattttacatttgcctgaagaagcaattctgggtggaccggtatttatgcgttggatgtatccttttgaaagatacatgaaaaaattaaagaattacgttggaaataaagctcgtcctggAGGGTCGATAGCCGAGGgttatgttgcagatgaggctttgacattttgttcgatgtatttcaaaggtgttgaaacaagatttaatcgTCTTGATCGCAATGAAGATGAGGTGACACCAAGAAATCTTTTTGTATTTCAATCGCAATGTCGACCTATAACAAAAGAAACTCTAAAGCCTCTTGATCGTGCGACTCGTGAACAAGCAGAGTGGTACATATACAATAATTCACCTGAAATTCAGAAATATTTGGAGTAAGTTTCTTCCCAAAAGTTGCTTTTATTTCATTGAAAATGCTTTCAACTGATTCAAAATTTTTGTTCTTATTTATAGTGAACACTTAGAagaaatcaaacacaaatatcaGGATGGAGATCATAACattttacataagaaatattttcAGCGATGGTTTCACAAGAAggtgaaaaaaaaaaacctaccCTATATTCTTTCATCcttttaagtatttttttcaattctataataattttattcattcttttaGATATACGACTTACAAAAGCTTGGATCGTTAGATAATGGTGAcgagttgctagctttagcatctggatcAGATCATTTAGGAGCTTATTACGAAGGTTGTATAGtgaatggtgttcgatttatgtCAACCAAACGAGATTTAAAGAGGAGCACTCAAAACAGTGGAGTATTTGTTGCTGGAACAGAAGATTTTAACTATTATggaatacttgaataagtattaAAGTTAACATTTACTGGCACATATTCTGTGACATTGTTCAAGTGTAAGTGGTTTAATACAGATCCAAGAAGGAAGAAAATAATTATAGAGAATAATATTACTAGTATAAACACTAGCGGGGAATGGTACAAGGATGACCCATATATACTTGCAAATCAAGCGAAGCAAGTATTttatctcgatgatttacttagaggaAATCAGTGGAAAGTTGTTGAGGGTGTAAACCATCGACAAATTTGGGACGTCGAGAACTGTGAAGCTAATTCAGACATTGATGTGGTACATGATATtagctcatcaaattttgtgttgactgtggatcTTGGCGAGTTGGTTATGCTACCTACTCAAAATTCGATTGACATTAGTACAGTACAAAATTTAAATGTTAGTCAAGAGGATCACGAGTTAGGCGATGAAGAAGCAGATGAAGAATTAGATGAAGAAGAtgatttattaattgatttttgtgaagatgatgttaatgCTAATTTAGTTAATGATGGAAGCGATAGTGATTATTAGTTTTATGTAATGATTACCTTTGTAACAAAcacaaaaatttgaatttgatttgtaTTTTCCAATTATTGCTGATATTGATTTTGTTTAATGTTATTtcattacttaattaaatttgatGATATTCAATCTTaaatttgatttctattcttattaTTAAATCTTAAATATTTATGAATACAAGAGACATGTCAGCTGATATAGTATCCCATCACGGTGGAGATGATGGTGGTCAAGACCCCACAGATCCTAGCAGGATACCCTCAACTTGCGAGTCAggtttgttatacccagatttcgagccatagtaaatatgacctcgaaagctgagttcgcagcaaatggtctcgtgaggattagagtgatctaggattgtaagtcgagcctgtaaagtatgatatatgatctcgaatgcggtgatctcgaaatgatttcgatctcgaaaggtagctccgataacaccttcttcttcttcaggaacttcggagcatgggtcttgagctcgatatcccatctcgaaagcaacgttagctcgggagatgtcagtggctcgcgcaatgacatgaaacctgaaatgctggagccttgaagatacgttataaccaccttgaatatctacaagtattataactatgagatgtaaccctcattaattgatgtaaatccccaagaattgtgggatattatttattcagttatacgccccctgatctttgggggacgtttccttttatatctgattattggcatttaaagccatttatttttattcacaaaagagtaactacccaaaatatgtgggatagtattctgcatccttctctataaatagagaagccatgcaccattgtaaaggaccgaaaattCTGATCCTTAAGAGaaatctctggagaattcatgctaaagaattgttcagagttAATCctgaggttaataacagagactcgtggactaggcagatttaactgctgaaccacgtaaaaaaccgtgtgtttgattcgtttgtgtcttttggccattgtctttaattgtttacgtgctctcttcttttatctgttgtcgaaaaacagcgtcaacagtttggtgctttcattgagagccttaagcatccatccctgagagattcatggctgcaaacaatcataacactcctgaagaaaattacccaaggcgtcctggaaaacagccaatggagaacccggacgctgatgaaaggagtgggtcctctgattcccggggaccacctccacaaccaagggatgaggacatgtactataatcctgaacgttatgtccctattgtagaattggagaatcggcagctgaaacagttgttggcagaagccaacaaacgtaacgaggagttggccaggatagccgcagaggcgcaggtggctcagcccccgcctccgcgcgaaaaccaagtccctcctccaagggacgtgcacattcctccccggaggccccgtggacgtccacgaaaaaatgctgccacaaggaggccggcacaacctccagcaccagcagagccatctgctccttctaggcctcagaggagtacccgagctcgggtcccgcctaatccacctgtggaagtgcctgcaggaactgagaacaaccgagctcctgccgaggctcggactcaggttcctggtagtgcaccgaacgaaactggcccatctcgggcaaattctggaccctcaagaccgaggcaaggacgacaaccaccgtcacctatacggttccctccgtctcccataagatatccttcacctccccgcagaaacgctcaacctgttcgagatcaggatcaagggcgtgcaggggaaagacaaggaaacagggagacgttccaggagcggagaggcgcgccatctgagagaagtcagacgtctcgatctcgcactgcggagacaagacgacgtagaaaggatccaccacgaaatgaccgatcaatgagtttcaccagtgatgagtctggagaaactaggtccgtcagtaaacacgaccggggtcgtaaaaatactggaaatcacaagagtcatcctgacctgcgaaatcatctgaatcagagcagggggaaaggagatcagacaaatccggacctaaggaatcatctgaatgggcgtagagatccctcatggagacgcgagcctgggatcgcgattaatgactatcgaTTCCaggcaccacctaaggacccagtccaagaaaggattgatcagctcgaaaaagcctttaggcttttgaagaatgaacgagggagtggtcgatacgaggactctgatgaggagctcgagccgtttgctcccaatatttctaacactcagtttcctcaagggttccggattcctcacgtcccagcgtttgaaggaaaaaccgacccatgtagccacctaagtacattcaacactattatgagagccagcaacgtaggttacgagctcaggtgcatgttgtttccgacatcattggctggacctgccaagagttggttcgagaagtacaagagacactcgataacttcgtgggatcaattgtctagagacttcaagaagcagttccgggctatgatgggagtcagaatagaggcgtccactttgactaacatccggcaacagccgggtgaaacactgaaaagctacctgacaagatttaatctagagg from Humulus lupulus chromosome 5, drHumLupu1.1, whole genome shotgun sequence encodes the following:
- the LOC133779100 gene encoding uncharacterized protein LOC133779100, with product MASEYKDSSGRIRCPCVRCINNRLETLPMVKAHVFDWGFHQGYEKWIYHGEAEADVANVVDANDDDVDEMIPMVEDFLLPTTEEVENNPAAGQFYDDLFVEIEAELYPGCNWISSLNFLAKLLHLKVRGKIPNKIFDELLKLLKLAFPKGNKIPSTYYEAKKRLQKLGLGYESIHVCEHDCCLFYKEHSTKETCPICGSSRWISPEKTDGKKFKTYSEANVMALYWEIKRRWDNEHPVDGLAWKDFDAKHPDFASEPRNVRLGLAADGFNPFGNMSQAYSMWHVVLANYNLPPWMCMKYNNFILSILIPGPKSPGKDMDIFLRPLVDELKELWVNGVDTRDSITNTMFKLRATLLWTVNDFPARSYLSGWSGQGYKACPTCNEDTTSVRVIGKTSYIGHRRFLPSNRRMRRDTQFDGQMERRRPPRRFTCAKY